GTGGCCGGGGAAGTCACGATGCTGGTGGCGCTCGATGCCGCGCAGAAGCAGTCCGCCCTGCGCGCGTTGTCGCTGGACGCGCCGCTGCGGTTCTCGGAGCTGGCTACGCTGCAGCCTGGGTGATCCGCAGGCTCAGTTGACCTCGGTGCCATGGCCGCCGCCACGGGTCATGACCTCGACGGAGCGCACGCCAGGCTGCTGCTGCAGGCGCAGCACGAAGCGGTCGATGTCGGCCGATGACACGCGCACCAGCTGAACCGTGATGTCGTCCATCTGACCGCCCGGCTGCACCGCCACCAGGAAGCGCCGCAGCCGCGCAGGCTGGATGCCCAGGCCGCGCTCCAGCGTCTCGGGGCTTACCGCGCCGTGGTCCGCGACCACGCCCAGGCGGCAGCTCTGGCTGCGGGCACGATAGGCCTCTTCGAGCGGTTTGATCCCCGCCAGGATCACGAGGATGATCACCGTCGAGGCAGCGGCCGGAAAGTAGAGCCCGCCGCCCACCGCGAGTCCGATCGCGGCCACCGTCCAGATGCTGGCTGCCGTAGTGAGCCCACGCACGATCTCTCCACGCGCCAGGATCGCGCCCGCGCCCAGGAAGCCGATGCCCGACACCACCTGGGCGGCAGCGCGCGAAGGGTCGAGCACCACATGCTCGCCGCGCAGGCTGTC
Above is a window of Variovorax sp. PMC12 DNA encoding:
- a CDS encoding MgtC/SapB family protein, encoding MQTSVLIPHGETLLRLLVAAALGSLVGLERERLLWAAGIRTHMLVSVGACLFMLVSAYGFADSLRGEHVVLDPSRAAAQVVSGIGFLGAGAILARGEIVRGLTTAASIWTVAAIGLAVGGGLYFPAAASTVIILVILAGIKPLEEAYRARSQSCRLGVVADHGAVSPETLERGLGIQPARLRRFLVAVQPGGQMDDITVQLVRVSSADIDRFVLRLQQQPGVRSVEVMTRGGGHGTEVN